A region of Modestobacter marinus DNA encodes the following proteins:
- a CDS encoding STAS domain-containing protein: protein MTVTAVHRPPTGTDAVPVRPGRDGQVVVRLSDDLLADGLADLRWLLRDALLSGARRLVVDLTDVRQLSSTAVASFLWAHRTCRARGGAVVLRGVNRRTEDLLHRTGLWRVMQLEDPAEHPGH from the coding sequence ATGACCGTCACCGCCGTCCACCGTCCACCGACGGGAACGGACGCCGTCCCCGTGCGTCCCGGTCGGGACGGGCAGGTGGTCGTGCGGCTGTCCGACGACCTGCTGGCCGACGGGCTCGCGGACCTGCGGTGGCTGCTGCGCGACGCGCTGCTGTCCGGGGCGCGCCGGCTGGTCGTGGACCTCACCGACGTCCGGCAGCTGTCCAGCACCGCGGTGGCCAGCTTCCTGTGGGCGCACCGCACCTGCCGGGCCCGCGGTGGCGCCGTCGTCCTGCGCGGGGTGAACCGGCGCACCGAGGACCTGCTGCACCGCACCGGTCTGTGGCGGGTCATGCAGCTGGAGGACCCGGCCGAGCACCCCGGGCACTGA
- a CDS encoding DUF2254 domain-containing protein, with amino-acid sequence MPTSDSHRGGPLSVLVGRVRGALWPIPALGILLAIVLGTTLPELDQHWATREHPLTFAFGGGASAARDLLAAIAGSLISVTGVTFSLTVVALQLSSSQFTPRLLQTFSTDRTVQLTLAQLVLTFTYALTVLRTVRTESATEDDDAFVPRLSITVAYLLTLGSVLALVLFLGHLSRLLRVETMLRDVHDEATQTLARELDEPDGAARDAADHRSAGPPVPLVARSSGFLTVVDERAAVAAAREAGVVVELAVRIGDSVVEGTPVAHAWSLAPGGSPDTARLEEALDRSFQLYYERTPDRDLAYGLRKVVDICVRALSPGTNDPTTAVHALSHASSLLGRFAERPDEPRVCRDEEQRVRLVVPPWELPALLQLAVEEPLQFAEGQPTVLRRLAGLLREFAWRAQGRSVDDLVCRYVDAVAERALESTAVAESETRAWRQQVRQALAGSWPAEVG; translated from the coding sequence ATGCCCACTTCCGACTCCCACCGGGGCGGCCCGCTGAGCGTGCTGGTCGGCCGGGTCCGCGGCGCCCTCTGGCCGATCCCGGCGCTGGGCATCCTGCTGGCCATCGTCCTGGGCACCACGCTCCCCGAGCTGGACCAGCACTGGGCGACCCGGGAGCACCCGCTGACCTTCGCCTTCGGAGGCGGGGCATCCGCCGCGCGGGACCTGCTGGCCGCGATCGCCGGTTCGCTGATCTCGGTGACCGGCGTGACCTTCTCGCTCACCGTCGTCGCCCTGCAGCTGAGCAGCAGCCAGTTCACGCCGCGGCTGCTGCAGACCTTCTCCACCGACCGCACGGTGCAGCTCACCCTGGCCCAGCTGGTGCTGACCTTCACCTACGCCCTCACGGTGCTGCGGACGGTCCGCACCGAGAGCGCCACGGAGGACGACGACGCGTTCGTGCCGCGGTTGTCCATCACGGTGGCCTACCTGCTGACGCTGGGCAGCGTGCTGGCGCTGGTCCTGTTTTTGGGTCACCTCTCCCGGCTGCTGCGGGTGGAGACGATGCTGCGCGACGTGCACGACGAGGCCACCCAGACCCTCGCCCGGGAGCTCGACGAGCCCGACGGTGCGGCGCGCGACGCGGCGGACCACCGCAGCGCAGGGCCACCGGTGCCGCTGGTGGCCCGGTCCAGCGGCTTCCTGACCGTGGTCGACGAGCGGGCAGCGGTCGCCGCGGCCCGCGAGGCCGGCGTGGTCGTCGAGCTGGCCGTGCGGATCGGTGACTCCGTCGTCGAGGGGACGCCGGTGGCCCACGCCTGGTCGCTCGCGCCCGGTGGCAGCCCGGACACCGCGAGGTTGGAGGAGGCGCTGGACCGCAGCTTCCAGCTCTACTACGAGCGCACGCCCGACCGGGACCTCGCCTACGGGCTGCGCAAGGTGGTCGACATCTGCGTCCGGGCGCTGTCCCCGGGCACGAACGACCCGACCACGGCGGTGCACGCCCTCTCGCACGCCTCCTCGCTGCTCGGCCGGTTCGCCGAGCGCCCCGACGAGCCCCGGGTCTGCCGGGACGAGGAACAGCGGGTCCGGCTCGTGGTGCCGCCCTGGGAGCTGCCCGCGCTCCTGCAGCTGGCCGTCGAGGAGCCACTGCAGTTCGCCGAGGGGCAGCCCACGGTGCTCCGCCGGCTGGCGGGGCTGCTGCGGGAGTTCGCCTGGCGCGCCCAGGGGCGTTCCGTCGACGACCTGGTCTGCCGCTACGTCGACGCGGTGGCCGAGCGGGCGCTGGAGTCCACCGCCGTGGCGGAGTCCGAGACCCGGGCGTGGCGGCAGCAGGTCCGCCAGGCGCTGGCCGGGAGCTGGCCGGCCGAGGTCGGCTGA
- a CDS encoding response regulator transcription factor, translating into MGRVSPRLLLVEDDDHIRMPLRWALEDEGYEVAEAASGEDACRQVAIAAPDLMIVDLMLGAMDGYAVIREVRRANDLPIVVVSARADTHDIVAALEAGADDYVTKPFQVKEITARLRALRRRISASAGVDERPQELVLDNHPETPLVLRPDRGTVHRGTEQLHLTLTEFRLLCELAASPGRVLSRQALLERVWEHGFFGDERLVDVHVRRLRTKVERDPGAPTLVVTVRGLGYRLDPQ; encoded by the coding sequence ATGGGCCGCGTGTCGCCGCGTCTGCTGCTGGTCGAGGACGACGACCACATCCGCATGCCCCTGCGCTGGGCCCTCGAGGACGAGGGCTACGAGGTCGCCGAGGCGGCCAGCGGCGAGGACGCCTGCCGGCAGGTGGCCATCGCCGCGCCCGACCTGATGATCGTCGACCTGATGCTCGGTGCGATGGACGGCTACGCCGTCATCCGCGAGGTCCGCCGCGCCAACGACCTGCCGATCGTGGTGGTCAGCGCCCGGGCCGACACCCACGACATCGTGGCCGCGCTCGAGGCCGGCGCCGACGACTACGTGACCAAGCCGTTCCAGGTCAAGGAGATCACCGCGCGGCTGCGCGCCCTGCGTCGCCGGATCAGCGCCAGCGCGGGGGTGGACGAGCGACCGCAGGAGCTGGTCCTGGACAACCACCCCGAGACACCGCTGGTGCTCCGGCCGGACCGGGGCACGGTGCACCGCGGCACCGAGCAGCTGCACCTGACGCTGACCGAGTTCCGGCTGCTGTGCGAGCTGGCCGCCTCCCCCGGCCGGGTGCTCAGCCGGCAGGCCCTGCTGGAGCGGGTCTGGGAGCACGGGTTCTTCGGCGACGAACGACTCGTGGACGTGCACGTGCGCCGGCTGCGGACCAAGGTCGAGCGGGACCCGGGTGCGCCGACCCTGGTGGTGACCGTGCGGGGGCTGGGGTACCGGCTGGACCCGCAGTGA